A segment of the Terriglobia bacterium genome:
AACTTGATGATGGCCCGACGGCCCTCCCACACCACTGCAACTGGCTCGGGACCTCGAAAGTAAATGTGCTGGCGGCGTTCTCTAAGAGCGCGCGCTGCCTCTTCCGGTCGCGTGACAGGCGCACCCAGCGAATGAAGGATGCTGATCAGCACATCCGATGAGGCCTGGCGCCGCCGACCGTCAAGAATATTTTGATATGACGCCTGAACCCCGTACGCTTCCGCCAGGTGGCGCAACAACCGCGTCGTTGTCATCTTTTTGACGTTCACAGGTTCCAATTCTGCTAGAGTCCAACGGAGTTCTTCATACTCACCCTTGCCAGCCTGAACCACTACCTGAAATAGTCAAAGTCCCGCCCGCTACGGACCCGCCGTTTTATTCGGAGGATGTGAGCAGGTATGGTGTGCGGATTCAACTCCACATAATTTCTGGCTCCCTGCCAAAGGTAGCGGCTATCAGTCAACAGGTCATGCACCTGAAAGGCCTGGTGAGGGTCGAATTCGAAGTCGTCGAGTGGCAGGTCCAGCCAGCCGGACTGTGTGTGGTGAGGGTCGAGATTCGCCACAACCAGTATGGAATCGGCAAGGTCTTCGGTTGTCTTGCTGTACGCGATGAGTTGCGGGTTGTCCGTTGAATGAAACCTCAGTCGTGCGTTGGTCTGAAGCGCAGAGTTGGCGCGCCGGATTTGATTGACTCGCGCTATTAAGGCTTTCAGGCTGTCCGCGCGCTCCAGGTCCCAGTTTCTAATTTCATATTTCTCTGAATCAAGATATTCCTCGCTGCCCGCCCGTAGCGGCCGGTTTTCGCAAAGTTCGAAAGCCGGACCATAGATACCGTAATTTGCGCCAAGAGTCGCCGCGAGGATCAGCCGGATCATAAAAGCGGGTCTGCCTCCCGACTGCAGGTAATCCGTGAGAATGTCGGGAGTGTTGGGCCACAAGTTGGGACGGAAATATTCATGCACTTCGCTGTGGGTCAGTTCCGTAAAGTACTGCTCCAGTTCCCACTTGGTATTGCGCCAGGCAAAGTAAGTGTAAGACTGCGTGAACCCCAGCTTCGCCAGGCGGTACATTACCTTGGGTCGGGTAAACGCCTCAGCCAGAAAAATAACGTCAGGATATTGCTTCTTGATTTCCCGGATAGACCACTCCCAGAATTCAAAGGGCTTGGTGTGGGGATTGTCCACGCGAAAAATGCGAACACCCAGATCAGCCCAGAATGCCATCACGTCTTTCAGCTCCTCCCATAACTCGCGCCAATTGGAATTCTCAAAATTGAGCGGATAAATGTCTTCATATTTTTTGGGCGGATTTTCCGCATACTGCACGGTTCTGTCCGGGCGCCAGCGAAACCATTCAGGGTGCTGCGCCACATAGGGGTGGTCCGGAGTGCATTGAAAGGCAATATCCGTGGCCAATTCCAGTCCGAACTCCCGAGCATCGCCGATGAGTTGCCGAAAATCCTCAAACGTCCCCAGCTGCGGATGAATGGATTTATGTCCGCCCTCCTCGGC
Coding sequences within it:
- a CDS encoding alpha-1,4-glucan--maltose-1-phosphate maltosyltransferase — its product is MPESHRSSLACDPPPRVVIENVYPEIDDGRFPIKRVVGESVVVAADIFTDGHDVISAALHFRRRGETTWLEAPMVPTVNDRWHASFIVLEMGEYEYTLRGWIDRFASWRSGFFKKVEAGQDVSVDILIGAGLVDEAARRATNDVPDQLQQFASRMRQQNGQTLSEAVAIAQDENLARLMAMCPDRTLASTYAKTLRVEVDREKAGFGAWYEMFPRSCSAEPGRHGTFRDCINRLPYVAEMGFDVLYLPPIHPIGRKNRKGKNNIPGSSAMDVGSPWAIGAEEGGHKSIHPQLGTFEDFRQLIGDAREFGLELATDIAFQCTPDHPYVAQHPEWFRWRPDRTVQYAENPPKKYEDIYPLNFENSNWRELWEELKDVMAFWADLGVRIFRVDNPHTKPFEFWEWSIREIKKQYPDVIFLAEAFTRPKVMYRLAKLGFTQSYTYFAWRNTKWELEQYFTELTHSEVHEYFRPNLWPNTPDILTDYLQSGGRPAFMIRLILAATLGANYGIYGPAFELCENRPLRAGSEEYLDSEKYEIRNWDLERADSLKALIARVNQIRRANSALQTNARLRFHSTDNPQLIAYSKTTEDLADSILVVANLDPHHTQSGWLDLPLDDFEFDPHQAFQVHDLLTDSRYLWQGARNYVELNPHTIPAHILRIKRRVRSGRDFDYFR